From a region of the Candidatus Sysuiplasma jiujiangense genome:
- the gcvT gene encoding glycine cleavage system aminomethyltransferase GcvT, producing MKRTPLYPEHAALNAHIVDFAGWEMPLYYTSILNEHMAVRNSAGIFDVSHMGELILSGRRSEASLDALSTNSIRGMPVGSCVYTHFLNERGRIIDDTIATRTGEEEFLIVPNASKTDEVFSWVSRNADCDVLNLSSSVCCIAVQGPRAVESVSRFMPSARSLPSFHGAFSDNWTGGFEKAVGSSGFYVSRTGYTGEDGFELFTSDRDGPKLWNGILAQGAATGMRPAGLGARDSLRLEKGYLLSGTDFDGSQTTLETGYSWVVKWDHDFIGREALLEQKNAGGYSRLTCLLVRGKSIPRHGDRFTFEGGSGQITSGGFSPVLSAPVAMGYAKPPPPVGTAVSIDTRGKSIPAEIVKPPFVRR from the coding sequence CTGAAAAGAACCCCGTTATACCCTGAACATGCGGCACTTAATGCTCACATCGTCGACTTCGCGGGATGGGAAATGCCTCTTTACTACACCTCAATCCTGAATGAGCATATGGCTGTCAGAAACAGTGCGGGCATTTTCGATGTTTCGCACATGGGCGAGCTCATATTGTCCGGGAGGAGGAGTGAGGCGAGCCTGGATGCACTTTCAACCAACAGTATCAGGGGCATGCCCGTCGGCTCATGCGTTTACACGCACTTTCTGAATGAACGGGGCAGGATAATCGATGATACGATCGCAACCCGTACGGGCGAAGAGGAATTCCTCATCGTTCCCAATGCCTCGAAAACAGACGAAGTCTTCAGCTGGGTATCCAGGAATGCGGACTGCGATGTGTTGAATCTGAGCAGCAGTGTATGCTGCATTGCCGTTCAGGGACCGCGCGCAGTCGAATCTGTGTCCAGGTTCATGCCCTCCGCCCGTTCCCTTCCCTCTTTTCATGGCGCCTTTTCGGACAACTGGACAGGCGGCTTCGAGAAAGCAGTCGGTTCGTCCGGATTTTATGTGTCAAGGACCGGCTACACCGGCGAAGACGGTTTTGAATTGTTCACTTCAGACCGCGATGGACCGAAACTCTGGAACGGTATACTTGCCCAGGGTGCGGCAACCGGGATGCGTCCTGCAGGTCTTGGTGCCAGGGACTCGCTCAGACTTGAGAAGGGATATCTGCTCTCCGGAACGGATTTTGACGGCTCCCAGACTACGCTTGAGACCGGATACAGCTGGGTCGTCAAGTGGGATCATGATTTCATAGGCAGGGAAGCTCTCCTGGAGCAGAAGAATGCGGGCGGTTACAGCCGTCTGACCTGCCTTCTCGTCAGAGGCAAATCGATTCCACGGCATGGGGACAGGTTCACATTCGAAGGCGGCTCCGGTCAGATAACAAGCGGAGGTTTTTCGCCTGTACTCTCAGCTCCGGTCGCCATGGGCTATGCGAAACCCCCGCCGCCTGTCGGAACAGCTGTTTCAATCGATACCAGGGGGAAAAGCATACCTGCGGAAATAGTAAAGCCGCCCTTCGTAAGGCGATAG